A region of Reichenbachiella carrageenanivorans DNA encodes the following proteins:
- a CDS encoding glycoside hydrolase family 18 protein, translated as MNTSKHLTILLALFWAACSPKETTTQESSTAASDESLDIIAYYSGNGADISKYPIEKLDQIIYSFLHLKGNKLAIDNVEDSVFLLQITALKKQYPDLKVLVSLGGWGGCETCSPVFETEENRQAFAVSVVDILKTYDADGIDLDWEYPGIEGFPGHAYKPEDKQNFTALVRAIRTAMGNDYELSFAAGGFKKFLTESVEWDKVMPLLDRVNLMSYDLINGYSTETGHHTALYANPNQEVSTDFAVQYLDAIGVPLSKVVIGAAFYARIWENVPAENKGLYQSGTFLKGIGYLDLDSTLSADNGFEIYWDSTTHAPYAYSETLRQFVTYDNSQSLAAKVQYAKNKKLGGIMFWELMNDKKEDGLLDALYKATNK; from the coding sequence ATGAATACCTCAAAACACTTAACAATCCTCTTAGCCCTGTTTTGGGCAGCTTGTAGTCCCAAAGAAACCACTACTCAAGAAAGCAGTACTGCTGCATCCGACGAATCGCTCGACATCATCGCATACTATAGCGGCAATGGGGCCGATATATCCAAGTACCCCATTGAAAAACTAGATCAGATCATCTACAGCTTCCTACATTTGAAAGGCAATAAGCTTGCGATCGATAACGTCGAAGATAGTGTATTTCTCCTCCAAATCACTGCACTCAAAAAGCAATACCCAGACTTGAAAGTACTAGTCTCCCTTGGTGGCTGGGGTGGCTGCGAGACCTGCTCTCCCGTCTTTGAAACCGAAGAAAACCGTCAAGCTTTTGCAGTATCAGTAGTAGATATTCTCAAGACCTATGATGCTGACGGCATAGATCTAGACTGGGAGTATCCTGGGATAGAAGGCTTTCCTGGTCATGCCTACAAGCCAGAAGACAAGCAGAACTTTACGGCACTAGTCCGAGCAATCCGTACTGCCATGGGCAACGACTACGAATTAAGTTTTGCAGCTGGAGGGTTTAAAAAATTCCTAACAGAGTCCGTAGAATGGGACAAGGTAATGCCGCTACTTGATCGCGTCAACCTGATGTCATACGACTTGATCAACGGATACAGCACAGAGACTGGCCATCATACCGCGCTGTATGCTAATCCTAATCAGGAAGTATCCACAGATTTTGCAGTGCAGTATTTAGACGCCATCGGCGTGCCGCTCAGCAAAGTGGTCATTGGTGCCGCATTTTACGCTCGCATCTGGGAAAATGTACCAGCAGAAAATAAGGGACTGTATCAATCTGGCACTTTCCTCAAGGGCATTGGCTACCTTGATCTTGACAGCACACTTTCTGCTGACAACGGATTCGAAATATACTGGGACTCTACTACCCATGCTCCGTATGCATACAGCGAAACATTAAGACAGTTTGTGACCTACGACAACTCTCAATCGCTAGCGGCCAAGGTGCAATATGCCAAGAATAAAAAACTTGGTGGAATCATGTTTTGGGAATTGATGAACGATAAAAAAGAAGATGGACTGTTGGACGCTTTATACAAAGCCACTAACAAATAA
- a CDS encoding ATP-binding cassette domain-containing protein, which yields MSESIINALMRLFAIIESVKDEVVDSGHIIVEPYLEAQLNHDLAEQYLNLYQDYVEFYRREASSSEEELENETKNIIQVTKICQQLNKELLQHERVIVFIQLVELINTDSKVSDKENDFMQLVALNFNLPKQEINDITSFILDPEIKDLSKANGMLIDNKVTEWPEEIAWMMKKKKEPGITDFRHIHVENLFGQIKVLFIQSISTFVIQYDGPLNLYLEGNKITKNKTYILKSGSIIKGSTIEPIYESEISKRFLLDLKKVNLVLHSDEMQFQFKNSSNGIQPFSFYEESGQLIGIMGGSGTGKSTLINLLNGKLEPSEGKIKINGHSIPRCVHAGVIGYVPQDDLLFEELTVYQNLYFNARLSFSDFSKKRLDMAINKVLEDLDIDEIRDLEVGNPLNKFISGGQRKRLNIALELLREPSVLFVDEPTSGLSSMDSEVVMNLLKEQSRKGKLVIAIIHQPSSAIFKLFDKLWLLDKGGYPIYNGNPVDAVVYFKTMNTQVNAAESECRVCGNVIPEQILHIIEAKEINEAGEATKKRKISPAQWYDKYKENIEPKIKKIKYQTALPPSNFLIPNLAEQSNIFLQRILLSKKTNLQYILLNFFEPPLLALILGILSKYSVGQEYIFSENKNIPVFLFMTVVVALFLGLSVSAEEIFKDKKVLERESFLNLSRFSYINSKIFYLFGLSAVQMLFFVWFSNSLLEIQGLTFNFWLILFSTACFANMVGLNISSGLNSIVTIYILIPLILVPQLLLGGAMIKFDELHHNVGDKKHVPLIGDAMVSRWAYEALAVELFSNNKYEKHFFDYDKRMSDASYNFAYLIPKIQTKLKVVYLNIKANNESLALQHEIAICRKELEKMQAKDGNTQFYHLNNLSTDQYDSISHFQTMAQLNLLRKKYKNLKDEAVAERESHYYELVEKIGKDGLLALKNANHNKTLEHLLTNRDEIEKIYEADDELIQKKDPIYMTPDSNLGNAHFYAPVKVLGNIHVDTFYFNIIIIWLMTAFFYMTLYYDMLRKFLAFITNKFTQH from the coding sequence ATGAGTGAATCGATTATCAACGCCCTGATGCGCTTGTTTGCCATTATTGAAAGTGTGAAGGACGAGGTAGTAGATTCAGGTCATATCATCGTAGAGCCCTACCTCGAAGCCCAGCTCAACCACGACCTGGCCGAGCAATACCTCAACCTATACCAAGACTATGTAGAGTTTTATCGCAGAGAAGCCTCTTCTTCTGAAGAAGAGCTAGAAAACGAAACAAAAAACATCATACAAGTCACCAAAATCTGTCAGCAGCTCAACAAAGAACTACTGCAGCATGAGCGAGTGATTGTATTTATACAATTGGTAGAGTTGATCAATACCGACAGCAAAGTTTCCGACAAGGAAAACGATTTTATGCAATTGGTGGCGCTCAACTTCAACCTACCCAAGCAAGAAATCAACGACATCACTTCCTTTATCCTTGATCCTGAAATTAAGGATTTGTCGAAAGCCAATGGCATGCTGATCGACAACAAAGTGACCGAATGGCCTGAGGAGATTGCTTGGATGATGAAGAAAAAGAAGGAGCCTGGCATCACGGATTTTCGTCACATACATGTAGAAAACCTATTCGGTCAGATCAAAGTGCTCTTTATACAAAGCATCAGTACTTTTGTAATCCAATACGATGGCCCACTAAACCTATACCTTGAAGGAAATAAGATCACCAAAAACAAGACTTATATCCTCAAATCTGGGTCGATCATCAAGGGCAGCACCATAGAACCTATCTATGAATCAGAAATTAGTAAGCGTTTTCTACTCGATCTAAAAAAAGTAAACCTCGTGCTACATAGCGACGAGATGCAGTTCCAATTCAAAAATAGTTCAAACGGCATCCAGCCTTTTAGCTTCTACGAAGAATCTGGACAACTCATAGGCATCATGGGAGGTAGCGGTACGGGCAAGTCTACATTGATCAACTTGCTCAATGGCAAGCTAGAACCCTCTGAGGGCAAGATTAAAATCAACGGGCACAGCATCCCTCGATGTGTGCACGCTGGGGTCATCGGCTATGTGCCACAAGACGACCTTTTGTTTGAAGAACTGACCGTATACCAAAACCTGTACTTCAATGCACGGCTGTCCTTCAGCGACTTCTCTAAGAAGCGCCTCGACATGGCCATCAACAAAGTACTCGAAGACCTAGACATTGACGAAATTCGAGACCTTGAAGTGGGCAATCCTCTCAACAAATTTATCAGTGGGGGACAACGCAAGCGCCTCAACATTGCCCTTGAGCTCCTCCGTGAGCCATCGGTACTCTTCGTAGACGAACCCACCTCTGGACTATCCTCCATGGACTCTGAGGTAGTTATGAATCTACTCAAAGAGCAAAGCAGAAAAGGCAAATTGGTCATAGCCATCATTCACCAACCGTCGTCGGCTATTTTCAAACTATTCGACAAGCTCTGGCTGCTCGACAAAGGAGGATATCCTATATACAATGGCAATCCCGTAGACGCAGTGGTGTATTTCAAAACCATGAATACACAAGTGAATGCAGCTGAGAGCGAATGCCGGGTATGTGGGAATGTAATTCCCGAACAAATCCTCCACATCATAGAAGCCAAGGAGATCAACGAAGCAGGTGAAGCCACTAAAAAAAGAAAAATATCACCCGCACAGTGGTACGATAAATACAAGGAAAACATAGAGCCGAAGATCAAAAAGATCAAGTACCAAACGGCCTTACCACCATCTAACTTCTTGATTCCCAACTTGGCTGAGCAGTCCAATATCTTCTTGCAGCGAATTTTGCTATCCAAAAAAACCAACCTGCAATATATCCTTCTCAACTTCTTTGAGCCTCCTCTTCTGGCCTTGATCCTGGGAATATTATCCAAATACTCTGTAGGACAAGAATACATCTTTAGTGAAAACAAAAACATCCCGGTCTTTCTTTTTATGACCGTGGTCGTGGCCTTATTTTTGGGACTGTCCGTCAGTGCCGAAGAAATATTCAAAGACAAAAAAGTATTGGAGCGAGAGTCATTTCTAAACTTGAGTAGATTCAGTTATATCAATTCTAAAATTTTCTACCTCTTCGGTCTATCGGCTGTACAAATGTTGTTTTTCGTGTGGTTTAGCAACTCCCTATTGGAGATTCAAGGGCTCACATTCAACTTTTGGTTGATCTTATTCTCCACCGCTTGTTTTGCCAATATGGTCGGCCTCAACATCTCTTCTGGTCTCAATTCCATCGTGACCATTTACATTTTGATTCCGCTGATTCTCGTGCCTCAGCTACTACTGGGTGGAGCCATGATCAAGTTTGACGAGCTCCATCACAATGTAGGAGACAAAAAACATGTCCCCCTGATCGGAGATGCAATGGTATCGAGATGGGCCTACGAAGCACTGGCCGTAGAGCTTTTTAGCAACAACAAGTATGAGAAGCATTTTTTCGACTATGACAAGCGCATGAGCGATGCCAGCTATAACTTTGCCTACCTCATTCCTAAAATCCAAACCAAGCTAAAGGTGGTTTATCTCAACATAAAAGCGAACAACGAGTCGCTAGCTTTGCAGCATGAAATAGCCATTTGCCGCAAGGAATTAGAAAAAATGCAAGCCAAAGACGGCAATACACAGTTTTATCATCTAAATAATCTGAGCACAGATCAATACGATTCGATTTCGCACTTCCAAACCATGGCTCAACTAAACCTGCTTCGCAAAAAATATAAAAACCTAAAAGACGAAGCTGTCGCCGAACGAGAATCTCATTATTATGAACTGGTAGAAAAAATAGGGAAAGACGGCTTGCTTGCTTTGAAAAATGCAAATCATAACAAAACACTCGAACATCTGCTAACCAATAGAGACGAAATAGAAAAAATCTACGAAGCCGATGATGAATTGATTCAAAAAAAGGACCCCATTTATATGACTCCTGATTCCAATTTAGGCAATGCGCATTTTTATGCACCTGTAAAGGTGCTAGGCAATATACATGTAGACACCTTCTATTTCAATATCATCATCATATGGCTGATGACTGCTTTTTTCTACATGACATTATATTACGATATGCTGCGTAAGTTTCTTGCATTCATCACGAATAAATTCACCCAGCACTAA
- a CDS encoding Dabb family protein has product MKTTPYALLILCMLLGCESVKTKDMISGQFAHTVLIWMKNPNSESDKNKLKTGLNQLIEASEYIRSAHLGVPALTAREVVDNSYSYCFIVTFGSKEEQDKYQVEPAHKKFMADCENLMSKILIYDSMNVLEAGENLK; this is encoded by the coding sequence ATGAAAACTACTCCTTATGCTTTGCTCATCCTATGTATGCTATTGGGCTGTGAATCAGTCAAAACCAAAGACATGATCAGTGGTCAGTTTGCACACACCGTGCTCATTTGGATGAAAAACCCAAATAGTGAATCCGACAAAAACAAGCTAAAAACAGGGTTAAATCAGCTTATCGAAGCGTCTGAATACATTCGTTCAGCTCACTTGGGCGTGCCTGCACTTACAGCTAGAGAGGTGGTGGACAATTCCTATTCGTACTGTTTCATTGTCACATTTGGGTCCAAAGAAGAGCAAGACAAGTATCAGGTAGAACCAGCTCACAAAAAATTCATGGCAGACTGCGAAAACCTCATGTCCAAAATATTGATCTATGACTCTATGAATGTACTGGAGGCTGGAGAAAATTTGAAATAA
- a CDS encoding DUF4421 domain-containing protein, whose translation MSRLFVLFLFLAMSMIAQAQEQEEPEKGRKYKLFETKPLNEDYVIDYSDQLVLKLYGIVKSNDFSHVNHLTEDELEYHPNENFNIGFGFAYKFIGLDLAFNFRGVNHDDDQYGKTKSFDIQSSMYTRKFAIDLVWQRYKGYYMSNPQDYIAGYNIGIYPIRPDIKTRTYGVSLLYVFNHDDFSYRAAFNYNERQIKSAGSFLAGPYFSYYRMDADSSLIIDEAELFFDTSVDFRGTAFIKMGLAMGYGHTFVIGKRVFFSLSVIVGGGPEIEKRPELNGQAADSQSEFALHVATRAAIGYNSDRFFTGISAVAVGDGQRNDNEDYLYRGVSNAKVFVGMRFGAPKVLTDRL comes from the coding sequence ATGTCTAGATTGTTTGTCCTCTTTCTTTTTTTGGCGATGTCGATGATAGCTCAGGCACAAGAGCAAGAAGAACCAGAGAAAGGAAGAAAGTACAAGCTTTTTGAGACCAAACCATTGAATGAGGATTATGTGATAGATTACTCAGATCAGTTGGTCCTGAAACTCTATGGGATTGTCAAATCAAATGATTTTTCGCATGTCAACCACCTGACTGAGGATGAGTTAGAATATCACCCGAATGAAAACTTTAATATTGGTTTTGGGTTTGCTTATAAGTTTATTGGGTTAGACTTAGCGTTTAATTTTCGAGGAGTCAATCATGATGATGATCAATATGGAAAAACGAAAAGCTTCGATATACAGTCGAGTATGTACACTCGAAAATTTGCGATCGACCTTGTATGGCAGCGGTACAAGGGGTATTATATGTCCAACCCGCAGGATTATATAGCGGGGTACAATATAGGAATATATCCCATTCGGCCTGATATTAAAACCAGAACTTATGGCGTCAGTTTGTTGTATGTTTTTAATCATGACGATTTTTCGTACCGGGCAGCCTTTAATTACAATGAACGACAAATCAAAAGCGCGGGGTCGTTTTTGGCAGGGCCATATTTTAGCTATTACCGAATGGATGCTGACTCAAGTTTGATTATCGATGAGGCGGAGCTTTTTTTCGATACCTCAGTAGATTTTAGAGGAACTGCATTTATCAAAATGGGACTCGCTATGGGCTATGGGCATACCTTTGTGATAGGTAAGCGAGTGTTTTTCTCGTTGAGTGTTATCGTAGGAGGAGGCCCAGAGATTGAAAAAAGGCCAGAACTGAACGGGCAAGCTGCGGATAGTCAATCTGAATTTGCACTGCACGTAGCTACACGGGCAGCGATTGGTTATAATTCAGATCGATTTTTCACTGGTATATCTGCAGTGGCTGTGGGTGATGGACAGCGAAACGATAATGAAGACTATCTCTACAGAGGAGTGAGCAATGCGAAGGTATTTGTGGGGATGCGATTTGGTGCTCCTAAAGTTCTGACTGATCGGCTATAG
- a CDS encoding CoA-binding protein, which translates to MSEESKLTVVLGATSDPSRYAYLAAEKLKKHDQPFKLVSIKKGILFGEPFLDLKSKPPIDDVHTVTLYIGAARLDEWKEYVLSLHPKRIIFNPGTENMTLAKAAESEGIEIVFGCTLVMLGTGQY; encoded by the coding sequence ATGTCTGAAGAAAGTAAATTGACCGTAGTACTAGGCGCTACCTCAGATCCAAGTAGGTATGCTTATTTGGCAGCCGAAAAACTCAAAAAACATGATCAGCCTTTCAAACTGGTGAGTATCAAAAAAGGGATACTTTTTGGCGAACCTTTTTTGGATCTAAAATCCAAACCTCCCATTGATGATGTACACACAGTGACTTTGTATATAGGCGCTGCTCGTTTGGATGAATGGAAAGAGTATGTTTTGAGTCTCCACCCTAAACGTATCATTTTCAACCCTGGTACCGAAAATATGACATTGGCGAAAGCCGCTGAATCTGAAGGGATAGAGATTGTTTTTGGTTGTACATTAGTCATGCTGGGTACTGGTCAGTATTGA
- a CDS encoding NAD(P)/FAD-dependent oxidoreductase: protein MNKILKYRLKPEIALDEQRLEAFMVPKIHGGAQWKLLKRSIDARGRKVSVDVEIGLYEGEGDPWAVSYQKPETNVSNRPVVLIVGTGPAGLFAALRCLELGAKPVLFERGKDVKERRRDLAKINKEHIVNPDSNYCFGEGGAGTYSDGKLYTRSKKRGDVRRILEMLVVHGASEDILKDTHPHIGTNKLPKVIADIRETILSRGGEIYFNSRVTDIVIEKGEAKGIVLANGDTHEGVGVILATGHSARDIFELLEKKKITIESKPFALGVRVEHPQTLIDSIQYHCDSRGEYLPAAPYALTTQTRLNDVQRGVFSFCMCPGGFIVPSATAPGEVVVNGMSPSRRDSKFANSGIVVAIENQDLKGYHKHGNFAALAFQSEIEKKACVATGGQQKAPAQRLSDFIGNQLSQNLPDCSYQPGLVATQLSDVLPEDIYRRLVLGFKDFGKKSKGYVTAEAVVVGVESRTSSPVHVPRKSDTWEHIQLKRLFPCGEGAGYAGGIMSAAIDGEKIAEKLIEQYINV, encoded by the coding sequence ATGAACAAAATTCTGAAATATAGGCTGAAGCCAGAAATAGCACTTGATGAGCAACGCTTGGAGGCGTTTATGGTACCCAAGATTCATGGTGGAGCTCAGTGGAAACTCCTCAAAAGATCGATAGATGCTCGTGGACGCAAGGTGTCCGTAGATGTAGAAATAGGGCTGTATGAAGGAGAGGGAGACCCATGGGCAGTATCATACCAGAAGCCTGAAACCAATGTGAGTAATCGGCCAGTGGTGTTGATCGTAGGTACAGGGCCTGCAGGGTTATTTGCTGCCTTACGCTGTTTAGAATTGGGTGCTAAGCCCGTCCTTTTTGAGCGAGGAAAAGACGTAAAGGAGCGACGACGGGACTTGGCTAAAATCAACAAAGAGCACATCGTGAACCCAGATTCCAACTACTGTTTTGGGGAAGGGGGAGCAGGTACCTATTCAGATGGAAAGCTTTATACACGATCAAAGAAAAGAGGAGACGTTCGACGAATATTAGAAATGCTAGTGGTGCATGGTGCCAGTGAGGATATTTTGAAAGATACCCATCCGCACATCGGAACAAATAAGTTGCCTAAAGTAATTGCTGACATTCGAGAAACTATTTTGTCTAGAGGAGGCGAAATCTATTTCAATAGTAGAGTCACTGATATTGTGATTGAAAAAGGTGAAGCCAAAGGCATCGTCTTGGCCAATGGAGATACACACGAAGGAGTCGGTGTGATATTGGCTACAGGCCATTCGGCTAGAGATATTTTCGAACTGTTAGAAAAGAAAAAGATTACGATTGAGTCTAAGCCTTTTGCGCTTGGGGTTCGGGTAGAGCATCCGCAGACGCTGATCGACAGCATTCAGTATCATTGCGACAGCCGTGGCGAATATTTGCCAGCGGCACCTTATGCGCTTACTACCCAGACTCGACTAAATGATGTACAAAGAGGGGTCTTTTCCTTCTGTATGTGCCCAGGCGGATTTATCGTGCCTTCTGCGACTGCCCCTGGTGAGGTAGTAGTCAATGGTATGAGCCCGTCCAGGCGAGACTCTAAATTTGCCAACTCAGGCATCGTAGTGGCCATCGAAAATCAAGATTTGAAGGGATATCATAAGCATGGTAATTTTGCTGCGTTGGCGTTTCAGTCGGAGATAGAAAAGAAAGCCTGTGTAGCTACTGGCGGTCAGCAAAAAGCACCGGCTCAGCGCTTGTCAGATTTTATAGGCAATCAGCTTTCGCAGAATTTACCCGATTGCTCGTATCAGCCTGGCTTGGTAGCTACCCAACTGTCGGATGTGCTGCCAGAGGATATCTATCGTAGATTGGTATTGGGTTTTAAAGACTTTGGAAAAAAATCTAAGGGCTACGTGACAGCAGAGGCAGTGGTAGTAGGTGTAGAGAGTCGTACATCATCGCCAGTACATGTGCCCAGAAAATCAGATACTTGGGAACATATTCAGCTCAAACGGTTGTTTCCTTGTGGAGAAGGCGCTGGCTATGCAGGAGGCATTATGTCTGCCGCTATAGATGGAGAAAAAATCGCCGAAAAACTGATAGAACAATACATTAATGTCTGA
- a CDS encoding toxin-antitoxin system YwqK family antitoxin produces MKIFLYIGFIIISGSAMAQGVAVRTYYDQEKTVVKEVFTVGDTISNQLNGSYTSFYLSGIKKSEGYYIDNKATGDWVYYFENGKIRQTGSFLEGRTEGIWSDYFENGNLRSEGILSDGKKGGEWSYYYEAGSLKSKGQYDHEVKAGLWRYYYEGGGLKAQTNFKNGSGIYQEFYVSGQLKMKGLNKAGKSDSLWVYYFETGEKQAEGYFKQGLKTGPWKYFYKNGKVSAEGGYEKGQTLGNWIYYYPDGAKSAEGLQKNGIKDGYWKMFYESGQTKGVGEFDKGTGAYKEYYISGNLKVTGQFKGDVNTGNWTYYDEEGNVEGTAFFDDQGRGAYEGYYLNGDIKMKGELVQGKRVGEWTLYKKNGEVAGTYLPVYGDSNPVFMKSEDFVQQANSQEYDKPDYKFKNKKSRYFTSRINEYKGVIFGSNPLYSLFGYMPLAVEYYLQERQGYELIYTYHRDPFFEKHDQVATGELFTTGSSLKVRQKFYSKDETLGMFYFGHLIGADFLKHSVHVSEGGTLATRDASAQENRYYYGFFIGDRWLKDPANAGFTIDVYIGVGIGVRNYTPNYSGTTYDPYFTDVNQTSTYIPAFFGINIGYLGFKKTKNPIPSSR; encoded by the coding sequence TTGAAGATATTTCTATACATAGGTTTCATAATCATCAGTGGTTCAGCGATGGCACAGGGTGTAGCAGTGCGTACGTATTACGATCAGGAAAAGACCGTGGTGAAGGAAGTGTTTACAGTGGGAGATACCATTTCTAATCAACTCAATGGATCATATACTTCTTTTTACCTCTCAGGAATCAAAAAATCGGAGGGTTATTATATCGACAATAAAGCCACGGGTGATTGGGTTTATTATTTCGAAAATGGGAAAATCAGACAAACAGGTTCTTTTCTCGAAGGACGAACAGAGGGTATTTGGTCAGATTATTTTGAAAATGGAAACCTACGATCTGAAGGAATACTGTCGGATGGTAAAAAAGGAGGCGAGTGGTCGTATTATTATGAAGCTGGCAGCCTCAAAAGCAAGGGACAGTACGACCATGAAGTGAAAGCAGGCCTCTGGCGCTACTACTACGAAGGTGGCGGACTGAAGGCACAGACCAACTTTAAAAACGGGAGTGGGATCTATCAGGAATTTTACGTGTCGGGTCAATTGAAAATGAAAGGGCTCAATAAGGCTGGTAAGAGTGACAGCTTATGGGTGTATTATTTTGAAACTGGGGAGAAGCAAGCCGAAGGATATTTTAAACAGGGCTTAAAAACAGGTCCTTGGAAGTATTTTTATAAAAACGGGAAGGTATCCGCAGAAGGAGGTTATGAAAAAGGCCAAACCTTGGGCAACTGGATTTATTACTATCCCGACGGAGCCAAAAGTGCAGAAGGGCTGCAAAAAAATGGAATCAAGGACGGGTATTGGAAGATGTTTTACGAATCGGGTCAGACCAAGGGAGTCGGTGAGTTCGACAAAGGCACTGGTGCATATAAAGAGTATTATATCAGTGGAAACCTGAAGGTGACAGGGCAGTTCAAGGGAGATGTCAATACGGGTAATTGGACCTACTATGATGAGGAAGGCAATGTAGAAGGTACTGCCTTTTTTGACGACCAAGGTAGAGGAGCCTATGAAGGCTATTACCTCAATGGTGATATCAAAATGAAGGGAGAACTCGTGCAGGGCAAGCGAGTAGGAGAATGGACACTTTATAAAAAAAATGGAGAAGTAGCAGGGACATATTTGCCAGTATATGGAGACAGCAATCCCGTGTTTATGAAAAGTGAAGACTTTGTACAGCAAGCCAATAGTCAGGAATATGACAAGCCCGATTATAAATTTAAAAACAAAAAATCGAGATACTTTACCTCTAGGATCAACGAATACAAAGGGGTGATTTTTGGGAGCAATCCGCTCTATTCGCTATTTGGCTACATGCCGTTGGCTGTAGAGTATTACCTCCAAGAGCGGCAAGGGTATGAGCTGATCTATACTTATCATAGAGATCCATTTTTTGAAAAGCATGACCAAGTGGCTACAGGCGAGTTGTTTACCACAGGGTCGAGCTTAAAAGTGCGTCAGAAGTTTTATAGCAAAGACGAGACTTTGGGCATGTTTTATTTTGGTCATCTGATTGGGGCGGATTTTCTCAAGCATTCGGTTCATGTGAGTGAGGGCGGTACACTGGCTACTAGAGACGCGTCCGCTCAGGAAAATAGATATTATTATGGTTTTTTTATAGGTGATAGGTGGCTCAAAGACCCCGCCAACGCAGGTTTTACAATCGATGTGTATATCGGCGTGGGTATAGGTGTGCGCAACTATACACCAAATTATAGCGGGACTACTTATGATCCATATTTCACAGATGTGAATCAAACGAGTACCTATATTCCTGCTTTCTTTGGGATAAATATTGGCTATCTAGGATTCAAAAAGACTAAGAATCCGATACCTTCGTCCCGTTAA
- a CDS encoding tryptophan 2,3-dioxygenase family protein: MINPKFDSKILDQLQQLEKKYEAMGQDLSSYLDGLLHADYLTYWDYIHLDTLLSLQNPKTQFPDEKIFIIYHQITELYFKLILNEIEQLAFDDAVDADRFLLRLNRINRYLLHLVDSFDVMIDGMDQKQFLNFRMSLLPASGFQSAQIRKFEISCTDLLNLVEESKRAEVDMRNFQQMYDNLYWKRGATELATGKKTLTLKQFEQKYSDEFLHLAVQYEQANVWKKYEINYSSGEMAGDIVAAMKKLDLLANVQWRLVHYKSAVRYLQRDPEVIAASGGTNWQKYLPPRFQRVIFFPQLWSQQEKDDWGKHWVEETIFKK; encoded by the coding sequence ATGATAAACCCGAAATTTGATAGTAAAATACTGGATCAGCTCCAGCAGCTAGAGAAAAAATATGAAGCCATGGGACAGGATCTTTCGTCCTATTTGGATGGCCTATTGCATGCTGATTATCTAACCTACTGGGATTATATCCACTTGGATACTTTGCTTAGTTTGCAAAACCCCAAGACGCAATTTCCAGACGAGAAAATTTTCATCATTTACCATCAAATCACTGAGCTGTATTTCAAGCTGATTCTCAACGAGATCGAGCAGCTGGCTTTTGATGATGCCGTAGATGCAGATCGGTTTCTTTTGCGGCTAAACAGGATCAATCGCTATTTGCTGCATCTGGTAGATTCGTTTGATGTAATGATCGACGGTATGGATCAGAAGCAATTTCTCAATTTTCGCATGTCGCTCTTGCCAGCCAGTGGTTTTCAGTCGGCACAAATTAGAAAGTTTGAAATTTCATGTACAGATTTGCTAAACTTGGTTGAGGAATCTAAAAGAGCGGAAGTGGATATGCGAAATTTCCAGCAGATGTATGACAATCTCTATTGGAAAAGAGGCGCTACGGAATTGGCCACAGGTAAAAAAACCTTGACGCTCAAGCAATTCGAGCAGAAATATTCGGATGAATTTTTACATTTGGCGGTACAATATGAGCAAGCCAATGTCTGGAAAAAATATGAGATCAATTACTCTTCTGGTGAAATGGCAGGAGACATTGTAGCGGCTATGAAAAAACTTGATTTATTGGCCAATGTACAGTGGCGCTTGGTACATTACAAGTCGGCCGTTAGGTACTTGCAGCGAGACCCAGAAGTGATCGCTGCCTCTGGTGGTACCAATTGGCAAAAGTATTTACCTCCTAGATTTCAGCGGGTTATCTTTTTTCCTCAGCTATGGAGTCAGCAAGAAAAAGACGACTGGGGAAAACATTGGGTTGAAGAAACCATTTTTAAAAAGTAG